Proteins from a single region of Methanobacterium alcaliphilum:
- a CDS encoding radical SAM protein, protein MNENKNLFSVNVTVNGKKIKSKGMVKDAIILAGVKTSHLFHDSHPCTFDTSKSEVFIPCNSGACWACMVKINGRPAVSCITPLSEGMEINTFSSINHPLRILSGFGLHTVGGVGTPYPLKKNKKPIEVVGFTHGCNLVCPQCQNDKVAFTQEGNLLDAEETAQILLGLHSVNDVNTITFSGGESTLNRPWLIKAVKSIRNADKEINIHIDTNGTVLTQCYIDELINAGMNQIGIDLKGIRLATFQKITGLGETELARKLLNNSWGAVKYILEEYDVEYPLENMLNPNSKNSSDSNIIIENKKTQNSIKKPKIFLGIGIPYNKSLISKKEIKEIGNTIKNIDSKVQVSVLDYRPAFRKKELEKPTFEEMIDVKNILNGQGLENVIVQTEKGHFGP, encoded by the coding sequence TTGAATGAAAATAAAAACTTGTTTTCGGTCAATGTTACTGTAAATGGGAAAAAAATAAAATCAAAAGGTATGGTAAAAGATGCCATTATCTTGGCAGGAGTGAAAACATCCCATTTATTTCATGATTCTCACCCATGCACATTTGATACCTCCAAAAGCGAGGTTTTCATTCCTTGTAATTCTGGGGCCTGCTGGGCATGTATGGTTAAAATTAATGGCAGGCCTGCTGTTTCTTGTATTACTCCTCTGAGTGAAGGCATGGAAATTAATACTTTCTCCAGTATAAATCATCCTTTGAGAATATTAAGTGGTTTTGGTTTACATACTGTTGGTGGTGTGGGAACGCCATATCCTCTGAAGAAAAATAAAAAACCTATTGAAGTTGTTGGGTTTACACATGGCTGTAATCTTGTTTGTCCGCAGTGTCAGAATGATAAAGTGGCATTCACTCAAGAAGGAAACCTATTGGATGCTGAGGAAACAGCACAAATTTTATTAGGCTTGCATTCAGTTAATGATGTAAATACCATAACCTTTTCTGGCGGTGAAAGTACTTTAAACAGACCATGGTTAATCAAAGCAGTAAAATCTATAAGAAATGCGGATAAAGAAATTAATATCCATATAGATACTAATGGCACGGTTCTCACGCAATGTTATATCGATGAACTTATAAATGCGGGCATGAACCAGATTGGAATCGATTTAAAAGGTATTCGATTGGCGACTTTCCAAAAAATCACTGGATTGGGTGAAACGGAATTAGCAAGGAAGCTATTGAATAATTCATGGGGGGCTGTTAAGTATATTCTTGAAGAATATGATGTGGAATATCCCTTAGAAAATATGCTAAATCCAAATTCAAAAAATTCATCTGATTCGAATATTATCATTGAAAATAAAAAAACTCAAAATTCTATTAAAAAACCTAAAATATTTTTAGGAATTGGGATACCTTACAATAAATCTTTAATATCGAAAAAAGAAATTAAAGAAATAGGGAATACGATTAAAAATATAGATTCCAAGGTTCAAGTGTCTGTTTTAGATTATCGTCCTGCATTTAGAAAAAAAGAATTAGAAAAACCCACATTTGAAGAAATGATAGATGTTAAAAATATTCTCAATGGTCAGGGGTTAGAAAATGTTATTGTTCAAACTGAAAAAGGCCATTTTGGTCCTTAA
- a CDS encoding mRNA surveillance protein pelota, translating to MKITYQDMKTGVIEVLPETLDDLWHLSHIIEKEDLLSAKTTRRIQDTSGEKIRSDRGIKKTFYLGIRVENVKFHMYTGKLRATGAIEKGPEDLVPLGSHHTLEVKLNIPTRIKKEKWSRWTIKRLKQSIESSKKLSALILVMEDDVADLGLIRQFGVEYYGPIMGNLPGKRIEQKDRKKQVIKFYQSIVNALEKFKDVQTIVIAGPGFTKGDFHSFLNEKHPIIAKKSILESTGTGGRVGIHEVLKKGTIEKITAENRVAWEMSSVNKILVEIAKSSSMVAYGKKQVLNAVNAGAAKELLILDKLVRQEDMEKTMDIVESMGGKVILVSSEHDGGKQLESLGGMAALLRYAIE from the coding sequence GTGAAAATAACATATCAGGACATGAAAACTGGAGTTATAGAAGTATTGCCTGAAACTTTAGATGATCTATGGCATTTATCCCATATTATTGAAAAAGAAGATCTTTTATCAGCAAAAACCACCCGTCGAATTCAGGACACTAGTGGGGAAAAAATAAGGAGTGATAGGGGCATAAAAAAAACGTTTTATCTGGGTATACGAGTAGAAAATGTAAAATTTCATATGTATACTGGAAAACTCAGAGCGACAGGAGCGATTGAAAAAGGCCCTGAAGATTTGGTACCATTAGGCTCACACCATACTCTGGAAGTAAAACTTAACATCCCCACCCGGATAAAAAAAGAAAAATGGTCCAGATGGACTATTAAACGACTCAAACAATCAATAGAATCATCAAAAAAGCTTTCTGCATTAATATTGGTAATGGAAGATGATGTGGCTGATTTGGGTTTAATTAGACAGTTTGGAGTGGAATATTACGGGCCTATTATGGGTAATCTGCCCGGAAAAAGGATTGAACAGAAAGATCGGAAAAAACAGGTCATTAAATTTTACCAAAGTATAGTTAATGCTCTTGAAAAGTTTAAAGATGTCCAAACTATTGTAATAGCCGGCCCGGGTTTTACTAAAGGTGATTTTCATTCTTTTTTAAATGAAAAACATCCCATTATTGCTAAAAAATCCATTCTGGAAAGCACAGGCACCGGTGGCAGGGTAGGAATTCATGAAGTGTTGAAAAAAGGCACCATTGAAAAAATAACTGCAGAGAATCGCGTAGCTTGGGAAATGAGTTCAGTGAATAAAATATTGGTGGAAATTGCTAAGTCTTCTTCAATGGTTGCTTATGGTAAAAAACAAGTTTTAAATGCAGTTAATGCAGGCGCTGCTAAAGAATTGTTGATTTTGGATAAATTAGTTCGTCAAGAAGATATGGAAAAAACAATGGATATTGTGGAAAGCATGGGCGGTAAAGTAATTTTAGTTAGCAGTGAACACGATGGTGGAAAACAGTTAGAATCGTTAGGTGGTATGGCTGCCCTTTTAAGATATGCGATTGAATAA
- a CDS encoding prephenate dehydrogenase has translation MKIAIIGGTRGLGEWIAHFLKEKGKDITITGRDKIAGQRVSQKLGVNYCCDNKKVASDSDVVIIAVPIENTESVICEISPLLKKGSLLVDVTSIKEKPSSLMQENVPEGVEFLPTHPMFGPRTLSLDGQVVVLTPPKDSTIKKSKWFKLVLEFLEKNKARVLITTPQKHDEMMSVVQVLTHFAYISIASTIEKLDIDIKDSRKFASPIYSLMLDIISRIVAQNPYLAYSIQTQTEYANKARNIFLKSINDLNLLLSNKDQKKFVKAMSSAAKNMDDLDSALGRSDKALTALNHELNVLKNSINMEVGLKHIYSGKVHLGILKDISPDFVTLNTGKNTLKLKTANIKVLDDDSILKWKLKNLKHLKYDVSAIFPITCDPHIIASTIEKINGVIKTSVIDVYQGKQVGEGKVSVTFHFEVFDKEIIKDVEHFLEGLGAVLR, from the coding sequence ATGAAAATTGCCATAATTGGAGGTACCCGAGGGCTTGGTGAATGGATTGCTCACTTTTTAAAAGAAAAAGGAAAAGATATAACTATTACCGGTCGGGACAAAATTGCCGGGCAAAGGGTTTCACAGAAGTTAGGCGTGAATTATTGCTGTGACAATAAAAAAGTAGCATCTGACAGTGATGTAGTTATAATAGCAGTCCCTATTGAAAATACCGAGAGTGTAATCTGTGAAATCAGCCCTTTATTGAAAAAAGGATCTCTTCTTGTTGATGTAACATCCATCAAAGAGAAACCATCCAGTTTAATGCAGGAAAATGTTCCTGAAGGTGTTGAATTTTTACCCACACACCCTATGTTTGGGCCTCGAACACTTTCATTAGATGGACAGGTCGTGGTTCTTACACCTCCAAAAGATTCAACTATAAAAAAATCAAAATGGTTTAAATTGGTTTTAGAATTTTTAGAAAAAAATAAAGCCCGCGTTTTAATAACCACGCCTCAAAAACATGACGAAATGATGAGTGTAGTTCAAGTATTAACTCATTTTGCATATATCAGTATAGCTTCCACCATTGAAAAATTGGATATTGATATTAAAGACTCCCGAAAATTTGCAAGCCCCATATATAGCCTTATGCTAGATATTATTTCTAGAATAGTGGCTCAAAACCCCTATTTAGCTTACTCAATTCAAACCCAAACCGAATATGCCAATAAAGCGAGGAATATCTTTTTAAAGTCCATAAATGATCTTAATTTGTTACTTTCAAATAAAGACCAAAAAAAGTTTGTTAAAGCTATGAGCTCTGCAGCTAAGAATATGGATGATTTAGATTCTGCACTTGGGCGTTCGGATAAAGCATTAACTGCCCTGAATCATGAATTGAATGTTTTAAAAAATTCTATAAATATGGAAGTTGGGCTTAAGCATATATATTCTGGAAAAGTACATCTTGGAATTTTAAAAGATATTTCACCAGATTTTGTGACATTAAACACTGGCAAAAATACTTTAAAATTAAAAACAGCAAATATAAAAGTTTTAGATGATGATTCCATATTGAAATGGAAACTTAAAAATTTAAAGCACCTCAAATACGATGTATCTGCAATTTTCCCCATTACCTGCGATCCCCACATCATAGCTTCGACTATTGAAAAAATCAATGGCGTGATAAAAACATCAGTTATTGATGTTTACCAAGGAAAACAAGTTGGAGAAGGAAAGGTAAGTGTCACTTTCCATTTTGAAGTATTTGATAAAGAGATTATAAAAGACGTAGAGCATTTTCTTGAAGGATTAGGTGCCGTTTTAAGATAA